In Apium graveolens cultivar Ventura chromosome 10, ASM990537v1, whole genome shotgun sequence, the following are encoded in one genomic region:
- the LOC141692977 gene encoding RING-H2 finger protein ATL43-like — protein sequence MIRLLCILLCLNLTLLFSQAKNDTIASSTTSTSNSNPPLSSPPLPENSNSNPNQNQTKPLLKPSIHIIVGAIISAFSITFLIFLYIKHCKTANNAYPNTSRTSIDPYTHTHRKNSGIDPNIIDLLPVFRFSSLKGQKEGLECAVCLTNYEPSEVLRLLPKCKHAFHVECLDTWLDAHSTCPLCRHRVEPEDVLLLNQSKPTFQSQNQPQLSNLPNFQEQELVEAFHRTSGRHSSAGEKVTTNPHGHLQITVQKQMGCRLSLDSSIKTNRSNSVSLGCFEKPRKDQLLLDTAKPDHRLHHRIVISSSDVRHQRWSDVRPSELLYIKSEMLMSESRRVSAASEGGSGKMVNKERSVSEIISRKRGMSNEVQQQRQRQQEGFVSRWLAWVSDATNQSNNYQSNITVLPPPVLHPSLDP from the coding sequence ATGATCAGGCTTTTGTGCATTTTACTTTGCCTCAATCTCACCCTTCTTTTCTCCCAAGCTAAAAATGATACCATTGCTTCTTCAACAACCTCAACCTCAAACTCAAACCCACCTCTATCATCTCCACCACTACCCGAGAATTCGAACTCGAATCCAAACCAGAATCAAACCAAACCGCTTCTAAAACCAAGCATACACATAATTGTGGGTGCAATAATCTCCGCTTTCTCTATCACATTCCTCATATTTCTCTACATCAAACACTGCAAAACCGCAAACAATGCCTACCCCAACACTTCAAGAACCAGCATAGACCCTTACACTCACACTCATCGAAAAAACTCCGGGATCGACCCAAACATCATAGACTTACTCCCAGTCTTTCGTTTCAGCTCACTCAAAGGCCAAAAAGAAGGCCTAGAATGCGCAGTCTGCTTAACAAACTACGAGCCCTCAGAAGTCCTACGATTACTCCCAAAATGCAAACACGCATTCCATGTCGAATGTCTCGACACATGGCTAGACGCTCATTCAACTTGCCCACTTTGTCGACACCGAGTCGAGCCCGAAGACGTTCTTTTACTCAATCAAAGCAAACCCACTTTCCAATCACAAAACCAGCCGCAACTAAGTAATTTACCCAACTTTCAAGAACAAGAACTCGTTGAGGCATTTCATCGAACATCTGGTCGACACTCATCAGCCGGTGAAAAAGTCACCACCAACCCACATGGGCACCTCCAAATCACCGTCCAGAAGCAAATGGGTTGTCGTCTCTCACTCGACAGCTCAATAAAAACCAATCGTTCCAACTCAGTCTCACTCGGATGCTTCGAGAAGCCAAGAAAAGACCAGCTCTTACTCGACACAGCCAAACCAGACCACCGCCTCCACCACCGCATCGTAATCTCATCATCTGACGTCAGGCATCAGAGATGGAGTGACGTCAGGCCGTCGGAATTGCTGTACATAAAGTCGGAGATGTTGATGAGTGAGAGTAGAAGAGTGTCGGCGGCGTCGGAAGGAGGGAGTGGCAAAATGGTAAATAAAGAGAGAAGTGTGTCGGAAATAATAAGCAGGAAGAGGGGTATGAGTAATGAGGTACAACAGCAAAGACAGAGACAGCAAGAAGGTTTCGTTTCAAGGTGGTTGGCTTGGGTTTCTGATGCTACGAATCAGAGTAATAACTATCAGAGTAATATTACTGTTTTGCCCCCACCTGTTTTACACCCCTCTCTTGATCCTTAG
- the LOC141690011 gene encoding protein OSB2, chloroplastic-like isoform X2 produces the protein MVITSPSTMNFIATSTRSISSKLLFSTSKTPYLISYKYPTIISRSFSTTMTLWGTHQKPTSKTPKSDDPFDKLVSKSGFDKKDSSFTRPTEIPWQKKVSNLVKLIGRVEAPVEFFEVSGGKSWAATVISQEKKGSISLRIPLIFQGDLAHVAASHLKEEDYVYIDGQLSADSPPPALKCEQSSLQVMVHNVNFVEGSSWKKNFSDRKILVPLESFKADDASQKKVSGDDDYHREESVSDNTSQKRESAEEFKILDQSLLDLITNPQEWWDIRLKQVNSESPAFEHKVDGKLVHINESTPDWIKRELESVKFDFRTEKKTSKDGRASLNNSGDLISNSWRDLLKNSKQWRDFRENKLRGLVKPKYPDFKHKDSGAALWLDSAPEWVLPGLKGLEFNAPFQKGKKADDDTWKDLLSLYIIIFVSGLFK, from the exons ATGGTGATAACTTCCCCATCCACCATGAATTTCATAGCCACCAGCACTCGTTCAATCTCCTCTAAGCTTCTCTTCTCCACCTCTAAAACCCCATATCTAATTTCATACAAATACCCCACTATAATATCTCGTTCATTCTCCACCACAATGACTCTCTGGGGCACCCATCAGAAACCCACCTCTAAAACCCCCAAATCTGATGACCCTTTTGATAAATTGGTCTCAAAATCAGGTTTTGATAAGAAAGATTCGAGCTTTACTAGGCCAACCGAGATTCCATGGCAAAAGAAAGTGTCGAATTTGGTTAAGTTGATTGGGAGAGTTGAGGCTCCGGTTGAGTTTTTCGAGGTTTCGGGTGGGAAGAGTTGGGCTGCTACTGTTATTTCTCAGGAGAAGAAGGGCTCGATTTCTTTGAG GATTCCACTAATATTTCAAGGCGATTTGGCACATGTTGCTGCTTCTCATCTGAAGGAGGAAGATTATGTGTATATAGACGGACAACTCAGTGCGGATTCCCCACCGCCTGCTTTGAAATGTGAGCAATCAAGTTTGCAG GTTATGGTGCATAATGTCAACTTTGTGGAAGGTTCTTCATGGAAGAAAAACTTTAGTGATCGCAAAATTTTGGTTCCTCTAG AAAGTTTTAAGGCTGAtgatgcctcccaaaagaaaGTAAGCGGGGATGATGATTACCACAGAGAAGAAAGTGTCAGTGACAACACTTCCCAGAAAAGAGAAAGTGCGGAGGAGTTTAAAATCTTGGACCAGTCACTCTTAGATCTCATAACCAATCCTCAGGAGTGGTGGGACATCAGGCTGAAACAG GTCAATTCGGAATCTCCAGCATTTGAGCACAAGGTTGATGGCAAGTTAGTTCACATCAACGAGTCTACTCCAGATTGGATCAAAAGGGAATTAGAGAGCGTAAAGTTTGATTTTAGAACTGAAAAGAAAACCTCGAAAGATGGTCGTG CTAGTTTAAACAATAGTGGAGATCTCATATCAAACTCATGGAGGGACCTTCTGAAAAATTCGAAGCAATGGCGTGATTTTCGAGAAAATAAGCTCCGTGGATTG GTGAAACCAAAATACCCAGATTTCAAGCACAAGGATAGTGGTGCTGCGCTATGGCTAGATAGTGCTCCAGAATGGGTATTGCCAGGACTTAAAGGACTAGAATTTAATGCTCCATTTCAGAAGGGGAAAAAAGCAG ACGATGACACTTGGAAGGACCTGTTGTCCTTGTACATTATAATTTTTGTTTCGGGCTTGTTCAAGTGA
- the LOC141690011 gene encoding protein OSB2, chloroplastic-like isoform X1, giving the protein MVITSPSTMNFIATSTRSISSKLLFSTSKTPYLISYKYPTIISRSFSTTMTLWGTHQKPTSKTPKSDDPFDKLVSKSGFDKKDSSFTRPTEIPWQKKVSNLVKLIGRVEAPVEFFEVSGGKSWAATVISQEKKGSISLRIPLIFQGDLAHVAASHLKEEDYVYIDGQLSADSPPPALKCEQSSLQVMVHNVNFVEGSSWKKNFSDRKILVPLESFKADDASQKKVSGDDDYHREESVSDNTSQKRESAEEFKILDQSLLDLITNPQEWWDIRLKQVNSESPAFEHKVDGKLVHINESTPDWIKRELESVKFDFRTEKKTSKDGRASLNNSGDLISNSWRDLLKNSKQWRDFRENKLRGLVKPKYPDFKHKDSGAALWLDSAPEWVLPGLKGLEFNAPFQKGKKADDDTWKDLVENSEKWWDNRLNKKNPKAPDFKHKDLGTGLWISDSPAWALSKLPPQKA; this is encoded by the exons ATGGTGATAACTTCCCCATCCACCATGAATTTCATAGCCACCAGCACTCGTTCAATCTCCTCTAAGCTTCTCTTCTCCACCTCTAAAACCCCATATCTAATTTCATACAAATACCCCACTATAATATCTCGTTCATTCTCCACCACAATGACTCTCTGGGGCACCCATCAGAAACCCACCTCTAAAACCCCCAAATCTGATGACCCTTTTGATAAATTGGTCTCAAAATCAGGTTTTGATAAGAAAGATTCGAGCTTTACTAGGCCAACCGAGATTCCATGGCAAAAGAAAGTGTCGAATTTGGTTAAGTTGATTGGGAGAGTTGAGGCTCCGGTTGAGTTTTTCGAGGTTTCGGGTGGGAAGAGTTGGGCTGCTACTGTTATTTCTCAGGAGAAGAAGGGCTCGATTTCTTTGAG GATTCCACTAATATTTCAAGGCGATTTGGCACATGTTGCTGCTTCTCATCTGAAGGAGGAAGATTATGTGTATATAGACGGACAACTCAGTGCGGATTCCCCACCGCCTGCTTTGAAATGTGAGCAATCAAGTTTGCAG GTTATGGTGCATAATGTCAACTTTGTGGAAGGTTCTTCATGGAAGAAAAACTTTAGTGATCGCAAAATTTTGGTTCCTCTAG AAAGTTTTAAGGCTGAtgatgcctcccaaaagaaaGTAAGCGGGGATGATGATTACCACAGAGAAGAAAGTGTCAGTGACAACACTTCCCAGAAAAGAGAAAGTGCGGAGGAGTTTAAAATCTTGGACCAGTCACTCTTAGATCTCATAACCAATCCTCAGGAGTGGTGGGACATCAGGCTGAAACAG GTCAATTCGGAATCTCCAGCATTTGAGCACAAGGTTGATGGCAAGTTAGTTCACATCAACGAGTCTACTCCAGATTGGATCAAAAGGGAATTAGAGAGCGTAAAGTTTGATTTTAGAACTGAAAAGAAAACCTCGAAAGATGGTCGTG CTAGTTTAAACAATAGTGGAGATCTCATATCAAACTCATGGAGGGACCTTCTGAAAAATTCGAAGCAATGGCGTGATTTTCGAGAAAATAAGCTCCGTGGATTG GTGAAACCAAAATACCCAGATTTCAAGCACAAGGATAGTGGTGCTGCGCTATGGCTAGATAGTGCTCCAGAATGGGTATTGCCAGGACTTAAAGGACTAGAATTTAATGCTCCATTTCAGAAGGGGAAAAAAGCAG ACGATGACACTTGGAAGGACCTGGTTGAAAATTCGGAGAAGTGGTGGGACAACAGATTAAATAAG AAAAATCCAAAAGCTCCGGATTTTAAACACAAAGATTTAGGCACAGGATTATGGATTAGCGACTCACCAGCTTGGGCATTGTCAAAGTTGCCACCTCAAAAAGCCTAA
- the LOC141690010 gene encoding uncharacterized protein LOC141690010, which produces MLIRARLYFYERILDVARSNAVLYRGFGTSMKPVFKDNRENAFRGGGGVSKDDYFATVHHISNVVRKDIYMERTLNKMSISRVVNSELVYRVLRNCCHNGAESFRFFNWVRTQHPQYDPTTLEFEELLKTLARTRCWETMWKVALQMKTQEIPISPSVVSFIIEQYGKHGLIDQAVELFNRLKNFNCPQTTEIYNSLLYALCEVKNFQGAYALIRRMVRKGGVPDKKTYSVLVNGWCSAGKLKEAQEFLEEMSQKGFNPPVRGRDLLIDGLLNAGYIESAKGLVRKMTKEGFVPDVATFNSLAEAVCKTGELDFCIDIYHAVCRLGLCPDIDTYKIMIMAASKADKIDDAIAILHRSIEDGHKPFPSLYAPILKGLCRRGQFDDAFSFFSEMKVKGHPPNRPVYTMLIKMSVRGGRFVEAGNYLVEMTELNLSPLSRNFDMVTDGLKTSGKHELAKKIEQLEISLRGI; this is translated from the coding sequence ATGCTCATACGTGCAAGACTCTATTTTTACGAAAGAATATTGGATGTTGCGAGAAGTAATGCTGTTTTGTATAGAGGTTTTGGTACTTCTATGAAACCTGTTTTTAAAGATAATAGAGAAAATGCTTTTAGAGGTGGTGGTGGAGTATCGAAAGATGATTACTTTGCGACCGTTCACCATATATCCAATGTGGTTCGTAAGGATATTTATATGGAGAGAACGCTTAATAAAATGAGTATATCTCGTGTAGTTAATTCTGAGTTGGTCTATCGTGTGCTTCGTAATTGTTGTCATAATGGAGCTGAGTCGTTTCGGTTTTTCAATTGGGTGCGCACTCAACATCCTCAGTATGACCCGACTACGCTTGAGTTTGAGGAACTTCTTAAGACCCTTGCTCGAACTCGTTGTTGGGAAACTATGTGGAAGGTTGCCCTGCAAATGAAGACACAGGAGATACCCATATCACCATCGGTTGTATCGTTTATCATTGAACAATATGGTAAACATGGTCTCATAGACCAGGCTGTTGAGCTCTTTAATCGACTAAAGAACTTCAACTGCCCCCAAACTACTGAAATATATAACTCCTTGCTATATGCCCTCTGTGAGGTCAAGAACTTCCAAGGTGCTTATGCATTGATTCGGAGAATGGTCCGAAAAGGTGGTGTCCCTGACAAAAAGACATACTCTGTTTTAGTTAATGGATGGTGCTCTGCTGGTAAGCTGAAAGAAGCTCAAGAATTCCTGGAAGAGATGAGCCAAAAAGGGTTCAACCCACCTGTCCGTGGCCGGGACCTATTGATTGATGGGTTGTTAAATGCAGGCTATATTGAATCGGCCAAAGGTTTGGTGAGGAAAATGACCAAAGAAGGTTTTGTGCCAGATGTTGCAACATTCAACTCTCTAGCAGAAGCCGTATGCAAAACTGGGGAGTTGGATTTTTGTATTGATATTTACCATGCTGTTTGTAGATTGGGGCTTTGTCCGGATATTGATACCTATAAGATTATGATCATGGCAGCTTCGAAAGCAGATAAAATTGATGACGCTATTGCGATTCTTCATAGATCTATTGAGGACGGACACAAGCCATTTCCGAGTTTGTATGCTCCTATATTGAAGGGTCTTTGTAGGAGAGGGCAGTTTGACGATGCTTTTAGCTTTTTTAGTGAAATGAAGGTGAAGGGGCATCCACCAAATCGACCAGTTTATACCATGCTGATAAAAATGTCTGTACGTGGCGGTAGATTTGTTGAGGCTGGTAATTATTTGGTAGAGATGACTGAGCTGAACTTGTCACCCTTGTCCAGAAACTTTGACATGGTTACTGATGGATTAAAGACGAGTGGGAAGCATGAACTAGCTAAGAAAATAGAGCAGTTGGAAATCTCTCTCCGAGGAATCTAA